GGGATCGAACTCGTAGCCGACCCGCACGAACTCGCACAGACCTGTGACGTGCTGTCCCTGCACTTGCCGTTGACGGAGGCTACCCACCACATCGTCGATCGCGAGCTGCTCGCCCGGATGCGTTCGGACGCGATCCTGTTGAACACCTCCCGTGGCGAGCTGGTCGACGAGGACGCGTTGATCGAGGCCATGGAAAGCCGAGGGATCCGGGCGGGCATCGACGTGTTCCGCGACGAGCCGGAGGGCGGAACGGGAAACATCACGTCGCGGCTGGCCGCTCACCCCAACGTGTACGGCACGCATCACATCGGGGCCTCCACCGAGCAGGCGCAGCAAGCCGTGGCCGACGAAGTGGTACACATGATCGGGGCTTTCCGGGCGGGAAGCGTACTGCACTGTGTCAACGAACAGCACTCACCGCCCGAGCGGACCGGAGCCGCGGCGGTGTCGGCACGTTCCGGTGGTGTCTCATGAACGCCCCGCGCATCCAGCACACCACTACCGTCCCCCGAAACAGCGATCATCATTCCGGTGGAATCACGGTACGCCACCCGCGGCTGCTGGTGCTCGACCAGCGAGGTAGCGAACCACTGGACGGCTCCATCGAGCCCGAACGGGTGAGGCGACTGCTCGGCGGTGGCGGCTACACCCGCCCGCCACTGCCGACCGTGGTGGTCTACCGGCTGCGGGCGGGCAGGCACCAACAGACCGGCGTGGTCGTCGAGGTCTCGCTCGACGACTACCGAGCGGGCAGAATCCGCCGCCACGAGGCCACCAGACCCGAGCGGGAACACCGCATCGAACAGCTCACCGAGGCAAGCGGCGTCGAACAGATGCCGGTGACGCTCACGCATCCGGACCGGCCGCGTCTGAGCGAGTTCCTCGCCGGAGTGACCGAGCGGGAACCCGATCTTCAGGCGGACGCCACCGGCGGAGTTCGGCACAGCGTGTGGCTGCGACAGGACACCGTGCTGGCCAGAGCAGTGCGGGAGGAACTGGCGAGTGTTCCGGCGGTCTACATCGCGGACGGCCACCACCGGATGGCGGTCGCCGAGCGGAACGGCCGGTCACACCGACACTCCACGGAGGAGGATCCGCGCGCGTTCACGTTGGCCGCGTTGTTTCCCAGCAGCCAGATGCGCATTCTCGGTTACCACCGTTGTCTGCCCGCGCACCGTGAGCTGTCCACGGCGTGGGTGCTCGAACGACTGACGGCGTTGCCGGTGGTCACACGAATCGAGGAATGCACCTCGACCGCCACGACCAATCCGGCAGCGGGAGTGGTGTTGCTCCGCCTCAACGACCGGTGTTTCCGGCTTTGGCTGCGCTCGCCCATCGAGCCGAACCAGGTGCGGGCGGGGCTGGACGCGGTGTTGCTCGACGAGCAGTTGTTGCCCGCCGTCTCCCGTATCGTCGATCAGAACGGACAACACGGTGAGAGTTCCGACGGCGGGGGAAAGTGCTGGTGCTCGTCCCGGAACGCGATCTGCCTGGTGCCGCACCCACCAACGGTGGAACAGGTCATGGCGGTGTCCGACTCGGGGTCGGTGATGCCACCGAAATCGACCTGGTTCGACCCGAAGGCCGTCGCCGGGCTCTTCGCTCGCGAACTGCGCTAGCTCCGATCCCGGCCGCGGGCACGAGAGCACCCGGCACGGCCGGTTGACGCTACCGATGCCCGATCGGGAGCGGGAGCATGTACTCACCGTCAAACGTAGTGAGATCACCGAGCTGCGACGAGTAGTCGACGACATCGAACGGGTGAGCGCCCGAGCGGAACGACTGCTGTCCGAGCAGCGGACGCCGCTTCCGGAGGAGCCCGATCACGAAGCCGTTTCGGCATGGTCCATACGGGCACAACGATCCCACTGGGGATGGGCGTGACACCGCTTGCTCGCTCACCGACCGGCAACCCGGATAAGACTGTGGCGTTTGAGCGCCACAGCGTGGGGAAACACTCGAGAAGGACATCCTGATGTGGTCGGGCGGGAAATGTCCCGGAGCACCCGGCGGGAAAACACCGGAGGTGAACGATGGGCACGGTACGAGAAATCATGCACCCTGGAGCCGACTGCGTACGCACCTCGGAGACCGCGGCCGACGCCGCCCGGCTCATGGCACGTCTCGCGGTCGGCGCACTTCCCATCTGTGGCAAGGACGACAGGATCAAGGGCATGGTTACGGATCGGGACATCGTGATCAAAGTGGTGGCCGAGGGACGGGACGCCGGGACGTTCCCGGCGGGCGATCTCAACCAGCAGGAGGCCGTCACGATCGGCGCCGACGATACGACCGACGAGGCGATGCGCGTCATGAACGAGCACCGGATCCGGCGCCTTCCCGTGATCGACGGGGAACGGCTCGTGGGCATGCTCACGGTTGCCGACATGGCACGCACCATGCCGGAGCCCCGGGTGGGCGAACTGGTCGAGTCGCTCTCCGAGGCGTGAAGCGGGTAAATCCCCGTGAACCGGGGACACGGACGTTCGCGAGAACGTTCCCTCACTGGCTCGCGCGACGAGACTCGGGCTCACCCGAACGAGATCAGGAGGCGGTCACCCCGAACACCAGCCCCAGCAGGAAAGTCATCACCGCTGCTCCGGCTCCGATAGCGAGCTGACGCAGGGCGCGCGGCAGCGGGGCGGCTCCGGACAGCACCCCTACTGTGGCTCCGGTGAGCAGCAACGCCGAACCGCTCAACGCCGCGGCTACCAGCACGGCGAGCAGGCCGTGGAGCCCGAGGAGAAACGGCAGTACCGGCAACAGCGCCCCGATGGCGAAGGCCGCGAAACTGGAGGCGGCGGCTTTCGCACCACTGCCGACCACTTCCCCACCGTCGGGCTCCTCACCCGCTGGATGCTGTTCCGGAACGGGTCGGCGCAGTACCACTTCGGCACGTCGCTCGGCCTCCGTGGCCGACATACCACGTGCCCGGTACACCAGAGCGAGTTCGTTGGCGTCCACATCCAGTAGCGGCACCGCGCCGTCCGCCGTGTCGTCGGGCTTTCCCGCCGCGATGAGTTCTCGCTGCGAGCTCACGGACACGAACTCGCCCGCGGCCATGGACAGCGCTCCGGCCAACAGCCCGGACAATCCGGTCAAAACCACCAGGGTGGTACCCGCTCCTCCCCCGATCACACCGAGCACCAGGGCGAAATTGCTGACCAGACCGTCGTTGATGCCGAAAACGGCCGCTCGTAGCGTTCCGGACATCCGTGCCCGCCCCTGTGCGGCCAGCGCGCGTACCACTTCGCCGTGCACACGCTCGTCGGCGGCCATGGCCTCGGTGGCGTCGGCAGTGGACTCGTAGTTGGAACGGATTTCGGCACGCTGCACCAGCGCCAGCACGAAGATCCATCCGAATCCGCGAGCGAGGAAGGCCAACACCCGCATTCGGAACGTGGCGCGGCGCGGCTCACCGATGTACTCCCCGAGCAGACGCCGCCAGTGCTCGGCGTGACGCTGCTCGGCCTCGGCCAACCGCAACAGGATCTCCCGTTCGGTGCCGTGCCTGCGGTCGGCGAGCTCACGATAAACGGTGGCCTCGGCTCGTTCGTCGGCCAGCATCCTGCGCCAGGCCCGTAGTTTCGCGGCGGATGGCGGGTGCCTGTCGGCGGCTGGCTGCTCGGACACGACATCGAGGATGCCACTCGTCGCGGAACCGGGCCGTTCGAGGCCCGAACCGGAAGAAGCCCGGTCCGAAAAGAACCCCGGTGCGTTCGACGAGGAGTTCCGGTCCGGACCGAAAGTCCGTACGCAGCGGTCCGGACCGAAGGGGCGGGGCGTGACACGCCCACGGCACGGTAACCAGCACGGTTGCCGATTCGGGGTTCCGGGGTAAGCATGGCGCTCGCAGTAACCCCCGAGTGGAGGACCGCAGCCATGCGTTCGAGCACAGACCGAATCCTCACCACCCAGGCTGGAAGTCTGCCGCGTCCGGAAGAACTCATCGAGCTCAATCGTTCCCGGGCCGAGGGAGGTATCGATGAGCAGCAGTACCACAGCGGAGTGAACCAAGCCGTCACCGAACTGGTGGAACGGCAACGCGGTGCCGGACTCGATCTGGTCGGAGACGGGGAATTCGGCAAATCGGTGAGTCAACGGGTGGACTACGGGGCCTGGTGGTCGTACTCGTTCCAACGGCTCGGTGGGCTGGAGCTCGCCGATTCCTCGCTGTTCGAGACGAGTCACGAGGGACGGCGAGCCACCGAAGAAGTGGCTCTGACCAGTTTCGGGAATCGACGGGACCGTGTCAGGTTCGCCGAAGCCTACGCCGATCCGACATCGGGTGTGGAGGTCTCCACCAGTCCGATGAGCTTCCCCGTGTGCCGAGGACCGCTGACCTACGTCGGCCACGAAGCGATCAACGCCGACATCGCGAGGTTCAAACGTGCGCTGCGGGCCAACGGCCTGGAGGAAGGCTTCATGACGGCGATCGCCCCGGCGAGCTGTTCCCGGATCGGCAACGAGTACTACGACAGCCAGGAGGAGTTCCTCTACGCGTGTGCGGAGGCGATGCGGGAGGAGTACAAGGCGATCATCGACGCCGGTCTCATTCTGCAGCTCGACGATCCCGCCATCGCGGAGAACTGGGACCAGGTGAACCCGGAACCGTCCGTGGCGGACTACAAGCGGTTCACCATGCGCCGCGTGGAGGCGCTCAACCATGCGATCCGTGGTCTGCCCAAGGACCGCATCCGGTTCCACCTGTGCTGGGGCAGCTGGCACGGCCCGCACACCACTGATCTGCCGATGCGCGATCTCGTCGACGTCCTGCTCTCGATCGATGTGCGAGCCTACTCGTTCGAGGCGGGCAACGTCCGGCACGAGCACGAGTGGAAGGTCTGGCAGGACGTCACTCTGCCGGACGACAAACTGATCCTGCCCGGTGTGGTCAGCCACGCTACCAACGTGGTCGAGCATCCCGAACTGGTCGCCGACCGCATCGTGCGGTTCGCGGAATGCGTGGGGCGTGAGCGAGTGGTGGCCTCCACGGACTGTGGGCTGGGCGGACGGGTCCATCCGCAACTGGCCTGGGCGAAACTGGAATCGCTGGCACAGGGCGCGGAACTGGCGACCGAACGTCTCTGGCCCTGAGCGCGTGACAGCAGCGGCGCTTTCTCCGCCACTGTCGCGGAGGAAGCGCCACGGTTGCGATGTTCGGGCACGGAAACCTCGGAACCGTTCCCGAGAGCGGATGATTGACCTAGCATCGCCGATGATGGACACCTCCGGTTCCCAGGAAGCGCTGTCGCTCTCGGAAGCGGAACGGGAATGGCTGATTCGTTGGACGAGACTGCCGTCCACCTCGCAAGCGGTCGCGCTGCGCTGTCGTATCGTGCTGGAGTGCGCACGCGGGCTGTCCGACGCGAGCGTTGCCCGCGAAGTCGGAGTTTCCGCACAGGTGGTCGGCAAATGGCGGCGGCGCTTCCGCCAGGGACGGCTCGCGGCGTTGAAGGACCGGCCCCGTTCGGGGGCACCACGGTCGATCTCGGAGGAACAGGTACAGACGATTCTGGAAGCGGTACTGACCGAACCACCACCGAACGGCATCAGGTGGACCAAGCGCGCGCTGTCCAGTCGGGCCGGAGTGTCCCCCTCCTCGGTGATGCGAATTCTGTACCGACTCGGCATCAGCACCGCACAAACCGGTCGAACGAACGAAGCCACCAGGAACGCCCCCTGGACGGCCCTCTACCTCGCTCCGCCGGAGTCGATCATGGTCATGGCCTTCGACGAGAGTCACGATCCCGACAACGGTGCGGGCAGGGTTTTCCCACCGGCTCCCGGTGACCACGACGTGGTGCTGCGTACGGAACTGGCGAACCGCCTCTCCCATCCCACCGGAAACGACAGTTCGGGGAATCTGGTGCGGTTCCTCCGCGACCTGGAGAACCGAAAATTCGACAACCGCGACATTCACCTGATCTGTCACGGTCACGGAACTCGCAAGATCGAGGCGATCCGCCGCTGGCAGGAACAGCACTCCGGACTGCACCTGCACTTCACACCGGACAAGGAACTGTGGCTCCGGCTGGTGGAGCGCTACTTCACACCGCTGCTCACCTCCACCGTCTCCGACGGACGGTCACCGCTCACCGTGTTCGCGGCGGAGCTGCGCCGCTGGTCGCGGCAACGTCGCAGAGCGGACGCGCTCACGTGGTTCCATCCTTGAGCGGAAAAGCCACATCGGGAAACACGAATTTGTGGTCCGCTCGGCCACGGAGGGCGATCACGGTAGCCTACATTGCCCGCCATGACGGAACGAGAACCCGACGACGAGCACGAGGCGGACCAGCGCGGCACGACACGACGCACCGCTCTCGCCGCGTTCGGCGGTCTGGGAATCGGCACACTCGCCGCGGGAACCGGCCGGGAGCCGGCGAACGCGACCGGATCCGCCGAGGAGACCCAGTCCGGCGGGCGATTTCAACCCTCCTGCGTGCTGGCACCGGAACAGATGGAAGGTCCCTACTATCTGGACTACCGGATTCTCCGAAGGAACATAACCGAGCACAAACGCGGTATCGACCTGCTGCTGAACATCGTCGTGGTGGACGCCTCAAACTGTGAACCGCTGCCCGGCATCGCGGTCGACATCTGGCACTGCGACGCGCTCGGCGTCTATTCCTCCTACACCGAGTACGACGACGGCGAGATCCCACCGCTGGACGAAACCGGACACGCCGAGCCGACCGACCACACCACATGGCTACGTGGTGTGCAGCTGACCGATCGACGCGGTTTCGCGAATTTCCGCAGCATCGTGCCCGGTTGGTACCGGGGGCGGACCACGCACATCCATATCAAGACGATCACCGGTGGACACCGCGAGGACGGCAGCTGGCGGGGCGGGGACACCTCACACACCGGCCAGCTCTACTTTCCGCGGGAGTTCAACGAACGCCTAGCCCGCACCGAACCGTATTCGCACAACACCGTCCCACGCACCACCAACGCCGAAGACCTGTTGTATAACTCGGGTGACGAGGGCCCGATGACGCGATTGCGGATCGGGCGTGTGCCGGTTGGATCCGTCCGACCGACGATCAGCGCTTCGATCGTGCTGGGCATCCACCCGGAAGCGACACCGCCGCCGGAGGGGTTGCCCCCAGGAACGCAGCCACCGGGCTGAGCGAAGTTCGAGGAGGCCCCGACCCGCTCGGCCGGGCCTCCTCGATCGCGTCGTCCGAGCACCCGACGGTCGACTCACAGAGTGCTCGGACGACCCGGCTGGAAAACTTCGCTCAGTGCGAGGAGGCTTTCTCCGCCCCGGCACCGGTCAGGGAACGCACCTCCATCTCGGCGTACTTGGCCTCGTCGTGTTCGCCGGAGAGCACGGTGCCGAGCCAACCGAGGAAGAACGAGGCCGGGATGGAGACCAGACCGGGGTTCTCCAGCGGGAACCACTGGAAGTCCACGCCGCTGAGCATGGCGGTCTCACTGCCGGACACAGCGGGCGAGAACACGATGAGCAGTATCGCGATGCCCAGACCACCGTAGATACTGCACAACGCGCCGGTGGTGTTGAACCGCTTCCAGAACAACGAGTACAGAATCGTCGGCAGGTTCGCCGAAGCGGCGACCGCGAACGCCAGGGCCACCAGGAACGCCACGTTCTGGTTGCGGGCGAGGATGCCGCCGACGATGGCCACGGCACCGATCACCACGGCGGTGATCCGTGCGACGCGGACCTCCGCCTGCTTGTCGGAGACCTCGCCCCTCTTGATGACGTTGGCGTAGATGTCGTGCGCGAAGGATGCGGACGCCGTGATCGTCAGTCCCGCCACCACCGCGAGGATGGTCGCGAAGGCCACGGCGGAGATGAAGCCCAGCAGGACCGGACCACCCAGCGCCTGGGCCAACAACGGTGCCGCGGAGTTGGAGGCACCCGGGGCCTGGCTGATCGTCTCCGGTCCGACCATGGCGGCCGCGCCGTAGCCGAGCACCAGGGAGAACAGGTAGAACAGCCCGATCAGGAAGATGGCCCAGACCACGGAACGACGCGCTTCCCGTGAGGTCGGGACGGTGTAGAACCGCATCAGTACGTGCGGCAGACCCGCCGTGCCTAGCACCAGCGCCAGCCCCAGCGATAGGAAGTCCAACTTGCTGATCTCGGAGGTACCGTACTTCGCCCCCGGTTCGAGCAGTCGCTGTCCGTCGGCACCGGCCTTGTCCACCGCTCCCTGCAGCAGAGCCGAGAAGTCGAAACCGTACTTGGCGAGCACCCAGAGGGTCATCGCACCGGCACCGGCTATCAGCAGGCCCGCCTTGATGATCTGCACCCAGGTCGTCCCCTTCATACCACCGACGAGGACGTAAATGATCATGATGACGCCGACGATGGCGATCACCAGGCTGACACCGACCGGGTTGCTGATTCCCAGCAGCAGTGACACCAGTACTCCGGCCCCGGCCATCTGGGCCAGCAGGTAGAAGAAGCTCACCGCCAGTGTCGAGGTCGCGGCGGCCGCCCGCACCGGACGTTGGCGCATCCGGAAGGCGAGCACGTCACCCATGGTGAACTTGCCGGTGTTGCGCAGCAGTTCGGCGACCAGCAGCAGCGCGACGAGCCAGGCAACGAGAAAGCCGATCGAGTACAGGAAGCCGTCGTAGCCGTACAGCGCGATGGCACCGACGATCCCGAGGAAGGACGCCGCGGAGAGGTAGTCACCGGAGATGGCTATCCCGTTCTGCGGACCGGAGAACGCTCGCCCGGCGGCGTAGTAGTCCGAGGCGGTCTTGGTGGTGCGACTGGCGCGCAACACCACGACCAGGGTAACGACGACGAAAGCGACGAATATACTGATGTTGATGACGGGATTGCTGCCCTGCAGCCCACCGCTCTGCGCCAACTGGGTCATTCCGACCTCCCCTCGATCTCCTCACGGATCCTGCCCGCCACCGGATCGAGCCGCCGGTTCGCGAACCGCACGTAGATTCCGGTGATCACGAAGGTGGACACGAACTGCAGCAGTCCCAGCACCAGACCAACGTTGATGTTGCCGACGAGCTTGATCGACATGAATCCGTGGGCGTAGTCGGCGAGCAACACGTACAGCAGGTACCAGCTCAGAAACAGCACGGCCACGGGAAAGACGAAACCGCGCAACCTGCGGCGCAGGGCCACGAAGTCCGCGCTGGCGTGGGCCTCCTTCCACTGTTCGACCGTCGGGTCACGGGACTCGGACTCGTCGGTTGTCACGAGCGACCTCCTCACACGAAAGAGTGACTCAAGGCACAGTAGGAAGAGCGCGCCGTGTTGGGGAGGCACGTGGGACGAATGGGCGAACCGTGCGACGAGCGGTGGACGAGCGGGGCGACGAACGAGACGAACGAGACGAACGAGACGCTCCCGGAGAAGACGACGCGGGCGACGCGGAATCCGTCACCGATCCTCACCGCCCGGATTCCGACGTCGTCCGTTGGTCCAGATGCAGCCGCAGCATGGCCGACCTGGACCGCGAGGAGGCACCGCTTCGCAGTGAGACCAGCACCATCGTGCCGAAGGCCAGCGGTACCGCCCACGGCGCCGGTTGAGCCAGCAGAATCGCCCACCAGCCACGCAGCTCCGGACCGAACAGCGTCACCACGATTCCGGCCGAGGAACCGAGCAGTCCGACAAGTACGCCGCTGACAGCGCCCGCCGCCGTGAGCCGCCACCACCAGATCCCCAACACCAGCAGCGGGCAGAAGGTCGCCGCCGCGAGTGTGAACGCCCAGGTGACCAGAATGTTGGTTTCCAGCGGAGCCGCGAACAGCGCCAGCAGGATGACCACCGCGGCCGCGAGCAGAGCGGTACCGCGCAGTCGCCCCAGACCTCCGGGCGCGAGGTCGTGCGAGACGGCTCCCGCGAGTACCAGTAACAGTCCCAACGAGGTGGCCAGGAACGCCGCGAACGCACCACCGGTCAACAGCACGGTGAACAGCGTGCCCACCCAACCGCCGTCCACGCGCGCGGGCAGCGCCACCACCACCGTGTCCGTTCCTCCGGACAGGTAGAGTCGCGGCAGCAGCACCCTGCCCAGAGCCCCGTAAACACCGGGAAACAGGTAGAACACGCTCAGCAGTCCCACCGTCAGAGCAGCGGTACGACGCGCGGCCGCCCCGTCGGGGGTGGTGTGGAACCGAACCACCACGTGCGGGAGCCCCATGGTGCCGAACATGGTGGCGATCAGTACCGCCCAGGTTCCGAACAGCGGATGTCCGGCATCGGCGACGTCCAGCAGCGGAAGTCGCCATCGCTCCCCTCCCGGACGACCACCGGAACCGACGTGCGGCACGGGCTCTCCCGCAGGGAAGACGAGAGTCCGCCCCGCCCGCACCCGGTGCGTGCCCGGTTGCAGCACACGGTCGCTACCGTCCGGACGATGGATCCGCGTCGGCTCGGTGATCCGGAACGTGACCCCGATGCGGAACTCCACACGGGTCCGTTCCTCGAAGTGTTCGAACTCCACGGGCCGCAACGCCTGTTGCCGCACGTCGGCTCCGGCGTGGACCGTCAACCACACGGCAGGCACGGCGAACAGCAACAGCTTCAGGCAGAACTGCACCGCCTGCACGTAGGTGGCCGCCCGCATACCGCCGAGCGCCAGGGTGACGCTGATGACGACCCCGGCGACGACCACCCCGACCCAGTACGGCGTGGCGCTGACCGCGCTGAGCACCAGTCCCGCCGTGCGGAACTGCGGCACCAGGTACAGCACCGCGATCAGCAGCACCACCACGGCGGTCAGCTTGCGCAGCGCTGTGGAGGACAACCGAGCCTCGGCGAAATCGGGGACTGTCAACGCTCCCGAGCGCCGCATGGGAGCGGCGACCAGCACCAGCATCGCCACATAACCGGCTGTGAATCCGACGGGGTACCAGAGCGCGCCGGGCCCGTCCTTGACCATCATGCCCGCGATCCCCAGAAACGACGCGGCCGAGAGGTACTCACCGGAGACGGCAGCCGAATTCAACAGCGGCGAGACCTGTCTGGACGCGACCAGGAAGTCCGAGGTGGTCCGCATCGCGGCGACGCCGCGCACCCCGACGAACAGAGTGAGCAGCACCACCGGCGCGACCGCCAGCACCGCCACCGTCATCGGTGCCGCTCCAGCCGCTCAGCGCGCCGCAGCTGCCGCCACGCCAGCAGCACCATCGCCGGGAACGGGACGAGCACCGGGAGCAACCAGGAGACCGGAATCCCCGCCACCCGCGCCGAGGTGACCATAGGCAGGTAGGCCTGTACCAGGGGGAGACCGAACACGAGCAGGACCAGTCCGGACAATGTGATCGCCCCGTGAAACCGCTGGGCACGGTAGAGCCGGGTGGCCCGTTCGAGTTCGGCGGGCCCCAGCGGTGGCTCGCTCCAGTTGGTCCGTGAGACCCGTCGGACACGAGCCATCCGGGTCTGGGGACTCATGACCGGAACCCGTTTACCCTCGCTCATCGGCTTCCCCGGGACGCGCTGTCCAGCTCGACCCGTTGGGCCTGGTGCAGCAACTTCTCGCGCAGTTCGCGCGCGTGCCTTCTGCTGACCGGGACGTCACCGAGCTCGGTGTGCGCCACGAGACCACCCGCCGAGTCGCTGCGCAGCTCCAGCACCGCCTGCAACGCGACCAGAAAGCTGCGGTGCACTCGTTGGAAACCGGCCGAGCACCAGTACTCAGCCAGCCGTGAGATGGGCATCCGCACCACGTGCTCCCCCCAAGGGGTGTGCAGTCGGACGTAGTCACCGTCGGCGGACACGAAACGCACGTCGCCACGGCGCACGTACTTGGTACGACCGGCGGTTTCCACCGGCAGCGCGGGCATCGCGTCGGTCACCGGAACGGGCTGCTCCGAGTCGGCCGCATCACCGGGGGAGGCCACCACCCTGCTCACCTTGGCCAGTGCCGCGGCCAGCCGTTCGGCACGTACCGGTTTGAGCAGGTAGTCGACGGCACCGATGTCGTATGCCGTCACGGCGTGCCCGTCGTAGGCCGTGACGAACACGATCACCGGCGGAGAACTCAGCCTGGTCAGCAGCGATGCGAGTTCGATGCCGTCGAGGCCGGGCATCGATATGTCCAGGAACACCACGTCGAACCGGTCGCTCTGTATCAGTTTCAGCGCCGCCAACGCCTCGTCGGCTCCCGTCACCTCGGCGACCTCGGGAGCACCCCGCAGCATCTCGCGGAGCTCGTCCAAGGCGGGGCGAACGTCGTCGACAGCCAGCACTCGAAGTCCTCTGGTCATCGCGGCACCACTCCGGGTTGAAACATGGGTACCCGGAAAATCACCTTTGTCCCCGCCCCTCGCGCGGTCTCGACGACCAGGCCGTACCAGGCACCGTAGATGGATCGCAACCTGCGATCCACGTTGGCCAGGCCGACACTGTTCTCGGAACCACGACCGGCCAGTATCTCCTCCGCGTCGGCCGGATCCATGCCCACTCCGTCGTCCTCCACACTGATCACCAGATCGCTTCCGGCCGCCTCACCGGAGACCTGCACGAGGCCGGCCCCGTCGGCACCCCCGACGAAAGCCGGTTGGATCCCGTGCCGCACCGCGTTCTCCACCAAGGGCTGTAGTACCAGGTAGGGCACGGACACGGCCAGCACGTCGGGCGCCACACGAATCTGTACCCGCAGTCGACTGCCGAGCACCGCGCGCTGCAGCGCGAGGTAGGTCTCGATGGCGTGGAACTCGTCGGAAACGGTGGCGTACTCACGGTTTCGCGCGAGCCCGTAGCGGATGAAATCGGCGAAATCGAGCACGAGCTCACGGCTGCGATCCGGCTCGGAGCGGATGAGAGATCCGATCACGGTCAACGCGTTGTAGACGAAGTGCGGGGATATCTCGGAACGCAACGCACGCAGCTCGGAACGCGCTGCCCGCTCGGCGGTGCTTTCCAGCCTGCCGCGTTCCAACGAGTCCTCGATCCAGTCTCCGGCCCGGCTCACCGCGGACACCGACACACGGCCGCTGACCAGCAGAACCCCCACGAGCTCAGCACTCGAGTGGAGCGGAACGGCGGTCAGCGGCGGTCGACCGTGCCGCGTCTCGGTGTGCAGCACTTTGTCGATCAACTTGGCCGCGCCTCGCGGATCGTTCGGAGTTCCCGCCCGCACCCAGTCACCGGACAGCCCGGTCAGCACCACCGCCCGCGCACGAAGCAGTCGTCGAAGATCCCGTGCGGCCGCTTTGACCCCGGTCCCGTTCAGACCTTCCTTGAGGTTCTTCGTGATGCGGTACGCCGTGGCCACGCTGGTCATCGGATCGGGCGCTGACCACCCGGTCCGAGGCTCCGCGAAGCCAGGTGCTCGATCGGCGGGCACGGGCATGAACGCTCCTAGCACTGTCGAGACGGCCCGCCGGATACTAGTGCTTCGGCCAC
This portion of the Actinopolyspora lacussalsi genome encodes:
- a CDS encoding Na+(H+)/acetate symporter ActP (product_source=COG4147; cog=COG4147; pfam=PF00474; transmembrane_helix_parts=Outside_1_3,TMhelix_4_26,Inside_27_38,TMhelix_39_61,Outside_62_70,TMhelix_71_93,Inside_94_113,TMhelix_114_132,Outside_133_146,TMhelix_147_169,Inside_170_180,TMhelix_181_200,Outside_201_296,TMhelix_297_319,Inside_320_331,TMhelix_332_354,Outside_355_388,TMhelix_389_411,Inside_412_423,TMhelix_424_446,Outside_447_451,TMhelix_452_474,Inside_475_480,TMhelix_481_503,Outside_504_512,TMhelix_513_535,Inside_536_562) — translated: MTVAVLAVAPVVLLTLFVGVRGVAAMRTTSDFLVASRQVSPLLNSAAVSGEYLSAASFLGIAGMMVKDGPGALWYPVGFTAGYVAMLVLVAAPMRRSGALTVPDFAEARLSSTALRKLTAVVVLLIAVLYLVPQFRTAGLVLSAVSATPYWVGVVVAGVVISVTLALGGMRAATYVQAVQFCLKLLLFAVPAVWLTVHAGADVRQQALRPVEFEHFEERTRVEFRIGVTFRITEPTRIHRPDGSDRVLQPGTHRVRAGRTLVFPAGEPVPHVGSGGRPGGERWRLPLLDVADAGHPLFGTWAVLIATMFGTMGLPHVVVRFHTTPDGAAARRTAALTVGLLSVFYLFPGVYGALGRVLLPRLYLSGGTDTVVVALPARVDGGWVGTLFTVLLTGGAFAAFLATSLGLLLVLAGAVSHDLAPGGLGRLRGTALLAAAVVILLALFAAPLETNILVTWAFTLAAATFCPLLVLGIWWWRLTAAGAVSGVLVGLLGSSAGIVVTLFGPELRGWWAILLAQPAPWAVPLAFGTMVLVSLRSGASSRSRSAMLRLHLDQRTTSESGR
- a CDS encoding hypothetical protein (product_source=Hypo-rule applied; superfamily=48256; transmembrane_helix_parts=Inside_1_39,TMhelix_40_62,Outside_63_71,TMhelix_72_94,Inside_95_107), which translates into the protein MSPQTRMARVRRVSRTNWSEPPLGPAELERATRLYRAQRFHGAITLSGLVLLVFGLPLVQAYLPMVTSARVAGIPVSWLLPVLVPFPAMVLLAWRQLRRAERLERHR
- a CDS encoding DNA-binding LytR/AlgR family response regulator (product_source=COG3279; cath_funfam=3.40.50.2300; cog=COG3279; pfam=PF00072,PF04397; smart=SM00448,SM00850; superfamily=52172), which produces MTRGLRVLAVDDVRPALDELREMLRGAPEVAEVTGADEALAALKLIQSDRFDVVFLDISMPGLDGIELASLLTRLSSPPVIVFVTAYDGHAVTAYDIGAVDYLLKPVRAERLAAALAKVSRVVASPGDAADSEQPVPVTDAMPALPVETAGRTKYVRRGDVRFVSADGDYVRLHTPWGEHVVRMPISRLAEYWCSAGFQRVHRSFLVALQAVLELRSDSAGGLVAHTELGDVPVSRRHARELREKLLHQAQRVELDSASRGSR
- a CDS encoding two-component system LytT family sensor kinase (product_source=KO:K02478; cath_funfam=3.30.565.10; cog=COG3275; ko=KO:K02478; pfam=PF02518,PF06580; smart=SM00387; superfamily=55874), coding for MATAYRITKNLKEGLNGTGVKAAARDLRRLLRARAVVLTGLSGDWVRAGTPNDPRGAAKLIDKVLHTETRHGRPPLTAVPLHSSAELVGVLLVSGRVSVSAVSRAGDWIEDSLERGRLESTAERAARSELRALRSEISPHFVYNALTVIGSLIRSEPDRSRELVLDFADFIRYGLARNREYATVSDEFHAIETYLALQRAVLGSRLRVQIRVAPDVLAVSVPYLVLQPLVENAVRHGIQPAFVGGADGAGLVQVSGEAAGSDLVISVEDDGVGMDPADAEEILAGRGSENSVGLANVDRRLRSIYGAWYGLVVETARGAGTKVIFRVPMFQPGVVPR